The following are encoded together in the Magnetospirillum gryphiswaldense MSR-1 v2 genome:
- a CDS encoding winged helix-turn-helix transcriptional regulator, with product MNAHPDQTSGINSEAEVILRLLRLVHSNSALTQRRIANELGIAVGMANAYLRRCVTKGLIKIEQVPANRYMYYLTLTGFAEKSRLSIEYLTQSFGFFRAARRQCEVVVENCQVAGHRRLALFGASELADVFMLCIHDLDVSVICLVDESMEPGRFHGRPRVSSLDDAVDIDAVVLTDLKAPLLAYEALQRRFEASRIHVPKMLGMSEDDLCGQGGLG from the coding sequence ATGAACGCTCATCCTGACCAGACTTCTGGTATCAATTCGGAGGCAGAGGTCATCTTGCGCTTGTTGAGGCTTGTGCATTCCAACAGCGCCTTGACGCAAAGACGAATTGCCAACGAGTTGGGGATTGCCGTTGGCATGGCCAACGCATATTTGCGCCGCTGCGTCACCAAGGGTTTGATCAAGATCGAGCAGGTTCCCGCCAACCGGTATATGTATTATCTGACTCTCACCGGCTTCGCTGAAAAAAGCCGCCTGAGTATCGAGTATCTCACGCAGTCATTCGGATTTTTCCGTGCAGCTCGGCGGCAATGCGAAGTGGTGGTGGAAAATTGCCAAGTCGCGGGTCATCGCCGTCTGGCGTTGTTTGGGGCAAGTGAATTAGCTGACGTATTCATGCTTTGCATCCACGATTTGGACGTTTCGGTTATCTGCTTGGTGGATGAATCTATGGAGCCCGGACGTTTTCATGGACGACCGCGGGTTTCGTCTTTGGATGACGCGGTCGATATCGATGCGGTGGTGTTGACCGATCTGAAGGCGCCGCTTCTGGCCTATGAGGCGCTTCAACGACGGTTTGAAGCCAGTCGGATCCATGTGCCGAAGATGCTGGGTATGTCGGAAGATGACTTGTGCGGACAGGGTGGCCTGGGATAG
- a CDS encoding PEP-utilizing enzyme: MDIQNIVFEFGTKAETLARLQVMPFKDALFCPQIIVNFSEWQANPKKLIDLIIEQFPGVLLVVRSSAACEDGWDNSMAGAFKSIANVAAEHQGVHQAITEVFGSYGGGRSGDQVLVQPMVQDVALSGVALSRDIEAGGPYYVVNYDDLTGRTDTVTGGGESKTVLVHHARPQAVHSPRIRRIIATVSELVVATGCDDLDVEFCMTHGGQLYILQARPLAASKQWQNIDTSKVSASLDEVRIRLTDLMKPAAGVCGSTTVLGEMPDWNPAEMIGNAPRPLSLSLYKNLITDGAWWRARVNMGYRAVPHPLLLDLHGRPYIDVRLSLNSFLPQSVSDELAEMLVNGQLARLAAKPESHDKIEFEVAVTCRDLAFPTDRLAEDGLSHGQIAEFEYHLKGLTARALTSVPRMAHLLERTRGLAGHGDLAQMLDDCRNEGTIPFSELARHAFIGMTFLKSLVARGALSQYRADLFMHNIETVAGEFVADLHQVSIGEKSRGDFLTRYGHLRPGTYDILSARYDESPDLYLGRHSHAPEQVEPFQPTGEERKAIDQLLSEAGYQVDCGHLLHYVTAGVAAREEAKFNFTRNVSNGLAAIDRWGAGLGLSRDDLSFLEISDILNSADLGLLRDKVARGREFYELTKMIRLPHLLCEPDDIDVVRIPLGRPTFITGKSVTAPTIQLGVASNVDIDGHIVLIEAADPGYDWIFSHDIVGLVTKYGGANSHMAIRSAEFGLPAAIGCGERLYSVLASGKVLELDCAASRVKVVDSLR; the protein is encoded by the coding sequence ATGGATATACAGAATATAGTCTTCGAATTTGGGACAAAAGCCGAGACTTTGGCGCGACTTCAGGTCATGCCATTTAAGGACGCACTATTTTGTCCACAGATTATTGTTAATTTTTCTGAATGGCAGGCGAATCCAAAGAAGTTAATTGATTTAATTATTGAGCAGTTTCCCGGTGTTCTGCTGGTTGTTCGTTCCAGTGCGGCTTGCGAGGACGGTTGGGACAACTCAATGGCCGGCGCCTTTAAAAGTATCGCCAACGTCGCCGCCGAACATCAGGGAGTACATCAGGCGATCACTGAGGTTTTCGGTAGCTATGGTGGGGGGCGGTCCGGCGACCAAGTTCTGGTTCAGCCGATGGTCCAAGATGTGGCTTTGTCCGGCGTGGCGTTGAGCCGCGATATCGAAGCGGGGGGGCCATATTACGTCGTCAATTACGACGACCTCACCGGGCGAACCGATACGGTTACCGGCGGTGGGGAGAGCAAGACCGTCCTGGTGCACCATGCTCGTCCGCAAGCAGTCCACAGCCCGCGTATTCGCAGGATTATCGCCACTGTCTCTGAACTTGTTGTCGCCACTGGATGCGACGACCTGGATGTAGAGTTTTGCATGACCCATGGCGGTCAGCTTTATATTTTGCAGGCGCGACCTTTGGCCGCCAGCAAGCAATGGCAGAACATCGACACGTCCAAGGTCTCGGCAAGCCTTGACGAAGTGCGGATACGGCTGACCGATCTGATGAAGCCGGCCGCGGGGGTTTGCGGAAGCACCACCGTTTTGGGTGAGATGCCGGACTGGAACCCCGCCGAGATGATCGGTAATGCTCCACGGCCGTTGTCCTTGTCCCTTTACAAGAACTTGATCACCGACGGTGCTTGGTGGCGGGCCCGAGTCAACATGGGCTACCGCGCGGTTCCTCATCCACTGCTGCTTGATCTGCATGGCCGCCCCTATATCGACGTGCGCCTGTCGCTCAATTCCTTTCTGCCTCAGTCGGTGTCGGATGAGCTTGCGGAAATGCTGGTGAACGGTCAATTAGCGCGCCTAGCCGCCAAACCGGAAAGCCATGACAAGATCGAATTCGAGGTGGCGGTCACCTGCCGTGATTTGGCATTTCCGACCGATCGTCTGGCTGAGGACGGGCTTTCCCACGGCCAAATCGCGGAATTTGAGTATCACCTTAAGGGTCTCACCGCCCGCGCCCTGACATCGGTTCCGCGGATGGCGCACTTGCTGGAGCGGACACGGGGGTTGGCGGGTCACGGTGACTTGGCCCAGATGTTGGACGATTGCCGCAATGAGGGGACGATCCCGTTCTCGGAATTGGCGCGACACGCATTCATCGGGATGACGTTTTTGAAAAGTTTGGTTGCCCGTGGCGCGTTAAGCCAGTATCGGGCCGACCTTTTCATGCACAACATTGAGACCGTTGCCGGCGAGTTCGTCGCGGATCTCCATCAAGTCAGTATCGGCGAGAAATCGCGCGGCGATTTCCTGACCCGTTACGGTCATCTGCGGCCTGGAACCTACGATATTCTGTCAGCTCGCTATGACGAATCGCCAGACCTTTATCTGGGGCGTCACAGCCACGCCCCCGAGCAGGTCGAGCCATTCCAACCCACCGGCGAAGAACGCAAGGCCATCGACCAGCTTTTGTCCGAGGCCGGCTATCAGGTGGATTGCGGTCACCTTCTGCACTATGTGACGGCGGGCGTTGCCGCGCGCGAGGAAGCGAAATTCAACTTCACTCGCAATGTCAGCAACGGTCTAGCCGCCATCGACCGATGGGGGGCTGGTCTGGGGCTGTCGCGTGACGACCTGTCGTTCCTGGAAATATCGGATATCCTGAATTCCGCCGACCTGGGTCTGTTGCGCGACAAAGTGGCGCGGGGGCGTGAGTTCTATGAACTGACGAAGATGATTCGATTGCCCCACCTGCTGTGTGAACCCGACGATATCGACGTGGTACGAATACCGCTAGGGCGCCCCACCTTCATCACCGGGAAAAGCGTTACCGCCCCGACTATCCAATTAGGGGTGGCGTCCAACGTGGACATTGACGGGCATATTGTCTTGATCGAGGCGGCGGATCCTGGTTACGACTGGATTTTCTCGCACGATATTGTGGGATTGGTGACCAAGTACGGCGGGGCCAATTCCCATATGGCTATTCGTTCGGCGGAATTCGGCTTGCCCGCTGCCATCGGCTGTGGTGAACGACTGTATTCCGTCCTGGCTTCAGGCAAAGTGCTCGAACTCGATTGTGCGGCAAGCCGGGTTAAAGTAGTGGATTCTCTTCGATAA
- a CDS encoding NAD-dependent epimerase/dehydratase family protein, producing the protein MADSHQYQTAHHVAFSVNAHLPDSYQTEIFDEALRMTSEILEKHGLQQRKVLIVGGAGYIGSVLTGHLLDSGYQVRCADLLVYGNGLTVVPYLSRPGYEFVHADLSDEAQFVSLLEGITDVVLLAGLVGDPVTKNFSEAAARINDAGHETMLKLLNGRGLNRVIFVSTCSNYGLIEGDQFADENFELKPLSLYAKSKVAVEKALLSQKDVDYTPVVLRFATAFGLSPRMRFDLTVSEFTRALALGEDLLVFDAHTWRPYCHVRDFSELIRCAIEAPKARVAFQVFNAGGDSNNNTKQMIVDQILEQLPDAKVRYQEHGADPRNYRVDFGKVFRVLHFQPRFTVADGVRELIAAIRQGLFHDIAQPTSYYGNWEPRV; encoded by the coding sequence ATGGCTGATTCCCATCAATACCAGACCGCCCATCATGTCGCTTTCAGCGTGAACGCCCATTTGCCGGACTCGTATCAGACCGAAATCTTCGATGAAGCTTTGCGCATGACCTCGGAGATTCTGGAAAAGCACGGTCTCCAGCAGCGAAAGGTGCTGATCGTGGGCGGGGCGGGCTATATCGGTTCGGTGTTGACCGGACATTTGTTGGACAGCGGCTATCAGGTTCGCTGCGCCGACTTGCTGGTATACGGCAACGGCCTGACCGTGGTGCCTTATCTGTCCCGTCCCGGCTACGAGTTCGTGCATGCCGACCTAAGCGACGAGGCGCAGTTCGTATCCTTACTGGAGGGAATCACCGATGTGGTTCTGCTGGCCGGTCTGGTGGGTGACCCGGTCACCAAGAACTTTTCCGAGGCGGCAGCCCGCATCAACGATGCCGGCCATGAAACCATGTTGAAGCTGCTCAATGGGCGGGGATTGAATCGGGTTATTTTCGTTTCCACCTGCTCCAATTACGGCTTGATCGAAGGCGATCAATTTGCCGACGAGAACTTCGAGCTGAAGCCGTTGTCCCTGTACGCCAAGTCGAAGGTGGCAGTGGAAAAGGCGCTACTGTCGCAAAAGGACGTGGATTACACGCCAGTGGTCTTGCGCTTCGCCACCGCCTTCGGTCTCAGCCCGCGCATGCGTTTCGACTTGACGGTCAGCGAATTCACCCGCGCCCTGGCCTTGGGTGAGGACCTGCTGGTATTCGATGCCCATACTTGGCGTCCTTATTGCCATGTCCGGGATTTTTCCGAATTGATCCGCTGCGCCATCGAAGCCCCGAAGGCCCGCGTCGCCTTCCAGGTGTTTAACGCCGGAGGTGATTCCAACAACAACACCAAGCAGATGATCGTTGACCAGATTCTCGAACAACTGCCGGATGCCAAAGTCCGCTATCAAGAACATGGCGCCGATCCGCGTAACTACCGGGTCGATTTCGGCAAGGTGTTTCGAGTCTTGCACTTCCAGCCGCGCTTCACTGTCGCCGACGGCGTGCGGGAGCTGATTGCGGCCATCCGCCAAGGTCTCTTCCACGACATCGCTCAACCCACCAGCTATTACGGTAATTGGGAGCCACGGGTTTGA
- a CDS encoding LegC family aminotransferase — MIQAFDPRCVVDAISRVVGGPAALHEPRFVGREWDYVKECIDTGWISTAGKFVERFEDMLVEQTGVGHAIAVVNGTAALHSCLMLVGVGQDDEVVIPALTFAATAAAVAYCGAIPHFADSCPNTLGLDPAKLDAWLSDVGRRQDGKLVNRLTERRIAAVVCMHTYGHPVDLDALVEVCNRHGLPLVEDAAESLGTTYKGRHTGNYGVVSAVSFNGNKIVTTGGGGVILTNDPDLARRAKHLTTTAKLPHRWEFSHDMVGYNYRMPNINAALGCAQLERLPEIVEAKRLLAARYDQAFAGLGGVRFFTEPGFARSNYWLNVILLDRAQADKRDTLLEMLNDAGYMSRPAWVLMSRLPPYAEGPRMDVSVAEDIYDRLINIPSSPFLVDPR; from the coding sequence TTGATCCAAGCCTTTGATCCTCGATGCGTCGTCGATGCCATCAGCCGGGTGGTCGGTGGTCCCGCCGCCCTGCACGAGCCACGTTTTGTTGGTCGCGAGTGGGATTACGTTAAGGAATGCATCGACACCGGCTGGATTTCCACCGCCGGCAAGTTCGTCGAGCGTTTCGAGGACATGCTGGTGGAGCAGACCGGCGTAGGCCATGCGATCGCGGTCGTCAACGGCACGGCCGCTTTGCATTCCTGCCTGATGCTGGTCGGTGTGGGACAGGACGATGAGGTGGTGATCCCGGCTCTGACTTTCGCTGCGACCGCCGCTGCGGTCGCCTATTGCGGCGCCATTCCCCATTTTGCCGATTCTTGCCCCAACACTCTAGGCCTCGATCCGGCGAAACTGGACGCTTGGCTGAGCGATGTCGGTCGACGCCAAGACGGTAAGCTAGTCAACCGGTTAACCGAACGCCGTATTGCTGCCGTGGTGTGTATGCACACCTATGGGCATCCGGTGGACCTGGATGCCTTGGTTGAAGTGTGCAATCGTCATGGTCTGCCGTTGGTCGAAGATGCCGCAGAATCCTTAGGAACAACTTACAAGGGACGCCATACCGGCAATTACGGTGTGGTCTCGGCCGTCAGCTTTAATGGCAATAAAATCGTCACGACCGGTGGGGGGGGGGTGATCCTCACCAACGACCCCGATTTGGCGCGGCGAGCCAAACATTTGACAACTACGGCCAAGCTGCCGCATCGATGGGAATTCAGCCACGACATGGTCGGCTACAATTATCGTATGCCGAACATCAACGCGGCCCTGGGCTGCGCGCAATTAGAACGTTTGCCCGAGATCGTAGAGGCTAAACGCCTTTTGGCGGCGCGATATGACCAGGCATTTGCCGGTCTGGGCGGCGTCCGCTTCTTTACCGAACCCGGTTTCGCCCGCAGCAATTATTGGCTGAATGTCATCCTGCTGGATCGGGCTCAGGCCGACAAACGCGATACGCTATTGGAAATGTTGAACGATGCCGGCTACATGAGCCGACCCGCCTGGGTATTGATGTCTCGCCTGCCGCCCTATGCCGAAGGACCGCGGATGGATGTGTCGGTCGCCGAAGATATCTATGACCGCCTGATCAACATTCCCAGCAGCCCTTTTCTGGTTGATCCACGATGA
- the neuC gene encoding UDP-N-acetylglucosamine 2-epimerase, giving the protein MTAPKRKICAVTGTRAEYGLLYWTLRRLAADPRAQLQLVVTGAHLSPVFGMTVDMIEADGFTVDARVDMLLAADTPVAIAKSLALAGIGITEAFERLEPDLVVLLGDRYEILPAAQGAMLLGLPVAHIHGGEVTEGAIDDAIRHAVTKMSHLHFATTQDHADRIVQMGENAAKVWNVGSPGVEVIRKLTPLSRAEVEARLGMALRPTNLLVTYHPVTVGVADPAAGMRELVTALSRFPDASVVITGVNADPGNRAIASVVEQFAAAHPGRVAARPSLGSLLYLSTMYQSSVVVGNSSSGIIEAPSVGVPTVNMGARQDGRPRAASVIDCDETADAVASALAQALDPTFRDGMRTMVSPYDGGDASERISQVLLTHPLDGLQKKRFHDLLITRA; this is encoded by the coding sequence ATGACTGCCCCCAAGCGAAAAATCTGTGCCGTCACCGGCACTCGCGCAGAATACGGTCTGCTGTACTGGACTCTGCGCCGCTTGGCGGCTGATCCCCGCGCGCAATTGCAATTAGTGGTGACTGGCGCACATCTCAGCCCGGTTTTTGGCATGACGGTGGACATGATCGAGGCCGATGGTTTTACCGTCGATGCTCGTGTCGATATGCTGCTTGCCGCCGACACTCCGGTGGCCATCGCCAAATCCCTGGCCCTTGCCGGCATCGGCATCACCGAGGCGTTTGAGCGCCTGGAACCGGATCTGGTGGTGTTGCTGGGTGATCGTTACGAAATTCTGCCAGCGGCCCAAGGGGCTATGCTTCTGGGGCTGCCCGTGGCTCATATCCATGGGGGAGAGGTCACCGAGGGCGCCATCGATGACGCGATCCGGCATGCCGTCACCAAGATGAGTCATTTGCACTTCGCCACAACCCAAGACCATGCTGACCGTATTGTCCAGATGGGCGAGAATGCGGCCAAAGTTTGGAATGTCGGGTCACCTGGCGTCGAAGTCATCCGCAAGTTGACGCCCTTGTCGCGGGCCGAAGTGGAGGCCCGTTTGGGCATGGCTTTGCGTCCGACGAACTTGCTTGTTACCTACCATCCGGTGACGGTGGGGGTGGCGGATCCCGCCGCAGGCATGCGAGAATTGGTGACCGCGTTGAGCCGCTTTCCCGATGCCAGTGTGGTGATCACCGGCGTGAATGCGGATCCCGGCAATCGGGCGATCGCCAGCGTGGTCGAACAATTCGCGGCGGCGCATCCGGGTCGGGTGGCGGCTCGTCCGTCGTTGGGCTCGTTGCTCTATCTGTCCACCATGTACCAATCCTCGGTGGTGGTGGGCAATTCGTCCAGCGGCATCATCGAGGCGCCGTCGGTCGGCGTACCCACTGTCAACATGGGGGCGCGGCAAGACGGTCGCCCGCGTGCCGCCTCGGTTATCGATTGCGATGAAACCGCCGATGCTGTGGCTTCGGCGCTGGCCCAAGCCCTTGATCCAACCTTCCGTGACGGAATGCGCACCATGGTCTCACCCTATGATGGCGGGGATGCATCGGAACGCATCTCCCAGGTTCTGCTGACCCATCCATTGGACGGGTTGCAGAAGAAACGGTTTCACGACCTTTTGATCACAAGGGCTTAA
- the neuB gene encoding N-acetylneuraminate synthase, which translates to MACLIIAEAGVNHNGDIALAHALVDAAVAAGADVVKFQTFKADRMATQRAPKADYQNVTTDSAESQHAMLRRLELTPAMHDELIAYCRQRGIRFLSTPFDRQSLAYLAGEVGLDLIKIPSGEVTNGPLLLDAARTGRDIILSTGMSALGEVEAALQVLTFGMLEPTRTPDAARLAQAWQVTEGRVRLRQRVTLLHCTTEYPAPFDSVNLKAMETMRAAFGLRVGLSDHTVGIAIPIAGASLGAAIIEKHFTMDRTLPGPDHKASLEPLELKAMVEGIRAVEWAMGDGVKCAQEAEIKNMEIARKSLVAACAIKAGELFSAENLDVKRPGSGISPMHYWGLLGRPAKCDYDADDLIVEW; encoded by the coding sequence ATGGCGTGCCTCATCATTGCCGAAGCCGGCGTCAACCATAATGGCGATATCGCTTTGGCCCACGCCCTTGTCGATGCCGCTGTCGCCGCCGGCGCCGACGTGGTCAAGTTCCAGACCTTCAAGGCCGACCGTATGGCGACCCAACGGGCGCCGAAGGCCGACTACCAAAACGTCACCACCGATTCGGCGGAATCGCAGCATGCCATGCTGCGCCGGCTGGAATTGACGCCCGCCATGCATGATGAGTTGATCGCTTATTGCCGTCAGCGTGGCATTCGCTTCTTATCGACTCCGTTCGATCGGCAAAGCTTGGCCTATTTGGCTGGTGAGGTGGGACTTGACCTGATCAAGATTCCCTCGGGCGAGGTGACCAACGGACCGTTGTTGTTGGATGCCGCCCGTACCGGCCGCGATATCATCTTGTCCACCGGCATGAGCGCGCTGGGCGAGGTGGAGGCTGCTTTGCAGGTGCTGACCTTCGGCATGCTCGAACCCACCCGGACGCCCGACGCGGCGCGGTTGGCTCAGGCGTGGCAAGTCACCGAGGGCCGGGTTCGGCTGCGGCAACGGGTAACCTTGCTGCACTGCACCACCGAATATCCGGCACCATTCGATTCGGTAAACCTAAAAGCCATGGAAACCATGCGCGCGGCCTTTGGCCTGCGTGTCGGCCTGTCGGATCACACGGTTGGCATCGCCATACCGATTGCCGGTGCGTCATTGGGTGCGGCAATCATCGAAAAGCATTTCACCATGGACCGGACCTTGCCCGGTCCTGACCACAAGGCCTCGTTGGAACCCTTGGAACTCAAGGCCATGGTCGAGGGCATTCGCGCCGTCGAGTGGGCCATGGGTGACGGGGTCAAATGTGCTCAAGAGGCCGAGATTAAGAATATGGAGATCGCTCGGAAAAGCTTGGTGGCGGCCTGCGCTATCAAGGCGGGGGAATTGTTCTCGGCGGAAAACCTGGATGTCAAACGTCCCGGAAGCGGCATCTCGCCCATGCATTATTGGGGCCTGCTAGGACGTCCGGCAAAGTGCGACTATGATGCTGATGACCTGATCGTGGAGTGGTGA
- a CDS encoding formyltransferase family protein — MASILFIGKRDDFFCDRAVEYMRLHFPETTFVLARRGDPRPAVFDTWQGDYIVSYLSPYIVPGHLLARAKQASINFHPGPPEYPGSGCTNFALYHEVEEYGVTCHHMLEKVDTGAIVGVRRFPVLPIDTVYAVTQRCYAALLDLFYEVMDRLAVGQPLPEQPDKWTRKPFKRSELDLLCEITLEMPADEVKRRIRAVTFPNAPGAYVDLHGHRFTYAGPVSPRKEAMRP; from the coding sequence ATGGCATCGATCCTGTTTATAGGCAAGCGTGACGACTTTTTTTGCGATCGGGCAGTGGAGTACATGCGGCTGCACTTTCCCGAGACGACATTCGTTCTGGCTCGGCGGGGCGATCCGCGGCCTGCGGTTTTCGACACGTGGCAGGGTGATTACATCGTGTCATATTTGTCGCCTTACATCGTACCGGGACACTTGCTGGCCCGTGCGAAACAGGCGTCCATCAACTTCCATCCGGGTCCACCGGAATATCCGGGGAGCGGCTGCACCAACTTCGCCCTTTATCATGAGGTCGAAGAATATGGTGTCACGTGTCACCACATGCTGGAAAAGGTGGATACCGGCGCCATTGTCGGGGTGCGTCGTTTCCCCGTCCTGCCAATCGATACGGTTTATGCCGTGACCCAACGCTGCTATGCGGCGTTGTTGGATTTGTTCTACGAGGTCATGGACCGTTTGGCGGTCGGGCAGCCGTTGCCGGAGCAACCGGACAAGTGGACACGTAAACCGTTCAAGCGATCCGAGTTGGACCTGCTTTGTGAGATTACTCTTGAAATGCCGGCGGATGAGGTCAAGCGCCGTATTCGGGCGGTGACCTTCCCCAACGCCCCCGGCGCCTACGTTGATCTGCATGGTCACCGTTTTACCTATGCCGGTCCTGTATCGCCCCGGAAGGAGGCTATGCGTCCGTGA
- a CDS encoding nucleotidyltransferase family protein: MRNWVRNLVGPDAEARSVIAALDSTQQKIVFVVDEQRRLLGSITDGDVRRALLRGLDLSAPAEHVMNHTPITASISVARDEVITRMRSASIRYMPLLDGDGIVLDIAALNDEEDAGGKDNWVVLMAGGLGTRLRPLTDDVPKPLIPVGGKPLLETIIQCFIDHGFRRFFVSLNYKGELIKQHFGDGSRLGCQIIYIEEDERMGTAGALRLLPDRPTAPLIVMNGDLLTSVNFSHLLDYHREHKSAATMCVREYNFQVPFGVVEMDAHRIIRIEEKPLQRFFVNAGIYVINPHLLNLMPDTGFYDMTELYAKAIEGGNAVAAFPVREYWLDIGRHDDLKRANLEFAEVFAR; encoded by the coding sequence GTGAGGAATTGGGTTCGAAATCTGGTTGGACCCGATGCCGAGGCGCGCTCGGTTATCGCAGCCCTTGATTCCACACAGCAGAAGATCGTCTTCGTGGTGGACGAACAGCGTCGTCTGCTCGGTTCGATTACCGATGGCGATGTCCGCCGAGCATTGCTGCGTGGTCTTGATCTGTCTGCTCCGGCGGAGCACGTCATGAACCATACTCCCATCACGGCGTCGATTTCAGTGGCGCGTGACGAAGTAATCACTCGCATGCGCAGCGCCAGCATCCGCTATATGCCTTTGCTTGACGGTGATGGCATCGTGCTGGACATCGCCGCGCTTAACGACGAAGAAGACGCTGGCGGGAAGGATAACTGGGTAGTGCTAATGGCGGGCGGATTGGGAACCCGGTTGCGTCCGCTTACCGACGACGTTCCCAAGCCGTTGATCCCGGTCGGCGGCAAGCCGCTTTTGGAAACCATCATCCAATGTTTTATCGACCATGGTTTCCGTCGTTTCTTTGTCTCCCTGAATTATAAGGGCGAGCTGATCAAACAGCATTTTGGTGACGGTTCTCGTCTTGGCTGCCAAATCATCTACATCGAGGAAGACGAGCGCATGGGAACCGCTGGCGCCCTGCGATTGTTGCCCGATCGACCCACGGCCCCGTTGATCGTCATGAACGGTGACTTGCTGACCAGCGTGAATTTTAGTCACTTGCTTGATTACCATCGCGAACACAAATCTGCGGCCACGATGTGTGTCCGCGAGTACAATTTCCAAGTGCCGTTTGGTGTGGTCGAGATGGATGCCCATCGGATCATCCGGATCGAAGAAAAGCCGCTTCAGCGCTTCTTCGTCAATGCCGGGATATACGTGATCAACCCGCATTTGCTGAACTTGATGCCCGATACGGGCTTCTACGACATGACCGAGCTTTACGCCAAGGCTATCGAAGGCGGCAATGCCGTCGCGGCTTTCCCTGTGCGTGAATATTGGTTGGATATTGGCCGCCATGACGACCTTAAGCGGGCCAACCTGGAATTTGCAGAGGTGTTTGCGCGATGA
- a CDS encoding Gfo/Idh/MocA family protein, whose product MKAVVIGFGSIGARHAEVLSAAGHHVAVVSRRTVAWPDRFASVAEALAVWRPGLVVVASRTIEHASDLAALAAAGYDGVVIVEKPLYDVPKPLPANNFARVVVGYNLRFHPVIAALRRVVADRNVLAVHSYVGQYLPQWRSQQDYRQGYSAHRDQGGGVLRELSHELDFVMWLFGRWRRVTAIGGHFSHLELQADDIFTLLLETERTPVLTIALNFLDSQVHREIVVLTDSGSVRADLVAGTLDVDGVVETIAVDRNSTFAALHADSLATSPTSVCTLAEGENVMELIAAAEQAAKTGEWISR is encoded by the coding sequence ATGAAGGCCGTTGTCATCGGTTTTGGTTCCATCGGGGCACGCCACGCCGAAGTCCTGAGTGCTGCCGGTCATCACGTCGCAGTGGTCAGTCGCCGCACGGTGGCGTGGCCAGACCGCTTTGCCTCGGTCGCTGAAGCCCTGGCGGTGTGGCGTCCGGGACTGGTGGTGGTGGCAAGCCGCACGATCGAGCACGCTTCCGATCTGGCGGCTCTCGCCGCCGCCGGCTATGACGGCGTGGTCATCGTCGAGAAGCCGCTCTACGACGTGCCAAAGCCGCTTCCGGCGAACAATTTCGCGCGGGTGGTGGTGGGCTACAATCTGCGCTTCCATCCGGTGATCGCCGCGTTGCGCCGTGTGGTTGCCGACCGCAACGTCCTGGCAGTGCATTCCTATGTGGGGCAGTACCTGCCGCAATGGCGGTCGCAACAAGATTATCGCCAGGGCTATTCCGCCCATCGCGACCAAGGCGGCGGTGTTCTGCGCGAGTTGAGTCATGAGTTGGACTTCGTGATGTGGCTGTTTGGCCGATGGCGCCGGGTTACTGCGATCGGCGGTCATTTCAGTCACCTGGAACTACAGGCCGATGACATCTTCACCTTGCTTCTTGAAACAGAGCGCACCCCGGTGCTGACCATCGCGTTGAATTTTCTCGACAGCCAAGTGCACCGGGAAATCGTCGTTCTGACCGATAGCGGCAGCGTTCGCGCCGATTTGGTCGCCGGAACGCTTGACGTTGACGGCGTCGTCGAGACGATTGCGGTGGATCGCAATTCCACTTTTGCCGCCCTGCACGCAGATTCACTGGCCACTTCTCCCACAAGTGTCTGCACTTTGGCCGAGGGTGAGAATGTCATGGAGCTGATCGCTGCTGCTGAACAGGCAGCCAAGACCGGAGAATGGATCTCAAGATGA